From Aricia agestis chromosome 11, ilAriAges1.1, whole genome shotgun sequence, a single genomic window includes:
- the LOC121731606 gene encoding receptor-type tyrosine-protein phosphatase N2 isoform X2: MEYVMSRVCGRQGLWALALLCLLAPSHADGNIGCLFSQSLCIEGVEWCYDDFAFGKCIPIYDNDPEEGSLYQYDMSSTQLQWFERQLQQLASRGYRWEHAYTQCVLQSMLYALRHHLNPANVNSKLCDHFVDPKLNTDAPEENVDEEIDPDSTAFVRFTPNNARIDTDFANEVYSPPLEPEEDPASFLIPNVPIIKTEEDPDIEETPSDKLRDLLMMGEVDESPVIAPFEGFRERMREENLRNQDVKDEFSDELADKEKKSLLPKSENEKPSNEIEEERLGAHFRKSKVKPYTAEYLTANRFSPLDEEVRSNALEKYKQSFAEKNFPFEYENPGEIQEQRIYFDEDGAEEFPLDAGSGELDPYHLKDDKPPNSKNLDYLMNYWREIVDSKLKPQEALYAEGGPLEAENIQGENSKFYLSEDLQDMLNREWGFMRRERDDVKKPGPRLDAKTLKILYSNKSVTGQEPVVIENVRSNNDHNHNDYDYDPSYAYVKFQDRFLKNWEKGISFITKLEEMLGLEKDTFTNPRVDPSEVTFRVEKNNKGYDAAEVARQIDTIKEQVRRETGALIKSTGVGDRSKYPVVRHTDMSEPQLFGLDLPVLLALTGSLTVLIVGAVVFAILLKRDMAAKRKLQGLASAADIDAEATRDYQELCRARMSGKWSGQQTAAPHPAEPPQRITSLSREPDGNSPSTRSSTSSWSEEPALTNMDISTGHMVLAYMEDHLRNKDRLEQEWRALCAYEAEPCATTAALKPENTGKNRYNDILPYDHSRVTLNTLSNHLGSDYINASTITDHDPRNPAYIAAAGPLAHTAPDFWQMVWEQGSVVTVMLTRLTENGQQLCHRYWPEEGSELYHIYEVHLVSEHIWCDDYLVRSFYLKNQRTGETRTVTQFHFLSWPDNGVPASTKALLEFRRKVNKSYRGRSCPIVVHCSDGAGRTGTYCLIDMVLNRMAKGAKEIDIAATLEHIRDQRPRTVATRQQFEFVLMAVAEEVHAILKALPAHLQQLQEKKEKEKEKDSTDKDKPN, from the exons ATGGAAT ATGTAATGTCCCGTGTATGCGGGCGGCAAGGTCTGTGGGCGCTGGCACTATTGTGCCTGCTGGCGCCCTCACATGCCGATGGTAACATAG GCTGTTTGTTCAGCCAGTCTCTGTGCATTGAGGGCGTGGAGTGGTGTTACGATG ATTTCGCCTTCGGCAAATGTATACCGATATACGACAACGATCCAGAGGAAGGATCACTCTATCA ATATGACATGAGTTCCACCCAGCTGCAATGGTTCGAGAGGCAGCTGCAGCAGCTGGCCTCGCGCGGGTACCGCTGGGAGCACGCCTACACTCAGTGCGTGCTGCAGAGCATGCTGTATGCTCTACGTCATCATCT AAATCCGGCAAATGTGAATTCAAAACTTTGTGATCATTTCGTCGATCCAAAGTTGAACACAGATGCTCCGGAAGAGAATGTGGATGAAGAA ATTGACCCAGACTCAACAGCTTTTGTTCGATTCACTCCAAATAATGCACGAATCGACACAGACTTTGCAAATGAAGTTTACAGCCCACCTTTGGAACCAGAGGAAGACCCTGCATCATTTTTAATTCCTAATG TACCCATAATTAAAACTGAAGAAGACCCCGATATTGAAGAAACTCCAAGTGATAAGCTAAGAGATTTATTAATGATGGGAGAGGTAGACGAATCTCCTGTAATAGCACCTTTTGAAGGATTTAGAGAACGTATGCGGGAAGAAAATTTAAGAAATCAAGATGTAAAAGATGAGTTTAGCGATGAATTAGCAGACAAAGAAAAGAAATCTTTGTTACCGAAATCTGAAAATGAAAAACCAAGCAATGAAATTGAGGAAGAGCGCTTAGGTGCTCATTTTCGTAAATCAAAAGTAAAACCCTACACCGCTGAATATCTCACAGCCAATAGATTTTCACCTTTGGACGAAGAAGTTCGTTCGAACGCACTAGAAAAATACAAACAGAGTTTCGCTGAAAAGAATTTTCCTTTCGAATATGAGAACCCCGGTGAAATCCAAGAGCAGCGTATTTACTTTGATGAAGATGGCGCAGAAGAATTTCCACTAGATGCTGGAAGTGGAGAATTGGATCCTTACCACTTGAAAG ATGACAAGCCTCCtaattccaaaaatttggaTTATTTAATGAATTATTGGCGGGAAATTGTAGATTCCAAGCTGAAACCACAGGAAGCACTGTACGCTGAAGGAGGACCTTTGGAAGCAGAAAATATTCAag GTGAAAATTCCAAATTTTACTTATCAGAAGATTTACAAGATATGCTTAATAGAGAGTGGGGCTTTATGCGTAGGGAAAGAGATGATGTTAAAAAGCCTGGGCCGCGTCTGGACGCAAAGACTTTAAAGATATTGTACAGCAATAAATCGGTGACAG GTCAAGAACCGGTAGTTATCGAAAATGTCAGGAGTAACAACGATCATAATCATAACGATTACGATTACGACCCATCTTATGCTTACGTTAAGTTTCAAGACAG GTTCTTGAAGAACTGGGAAAAAGGAATATCGTTTATCACCAAACTTGAAGAGATGCTTGGATTAGAAAAGGACACATTTACTAATCCAAG AGTTGATCCAAGTGAAGTAACATTTAGAGTTGAAAAGAATAACAAGGGCTACGATGCAGCTGAAGTAGCAAGACAAATTGACACTATAAAGGAACAAGTGCGAAGAGAAACAGGTGCACTTATAAAATCTACTGGCGTTGGTGATCGA AGCAAGTACCCAGTAGTACGTCACACTGACATGTCAGAGCCACAGCTGTTTGGACTGGACCTGCCAGTGCTACTGGCGTTGACGGGCAGCTTGACTGTGCTGATCGTGGGTGCGGTGGTATTCGCTATACTGCTCAAACGCGATATGGCTGCCAAGAGGAAGCTGCAGGGTCTAGCTTCGGCTGCTGACATTGATGCTGAAGCAACCAGAGATTACCAG GAGCTCTGTCGTGCACGAATGTCAGGCAAATGGTCTGGTCAGCAGACGGCGGCGCCGCACCCGGCGGAGCCTCCGCAGCGCATCACCTCCCTGTCCAGGGAACCAGATGGGAACTCCCCCTCGACAAGATCCAGTACATCCTCTTG GAGCGAGGAACCAGCGCTGACCAATATGGACATATCAACAGGACACATGGTCCTT GCTTACATGGAAGACCACCTCCGGAATAAAGATCGTCTGGAGCAGGAATGGCGGGCTCTCTGCGCGTATGAGGCGGAGCCCTGCGCCACCACCGCTGCCCTAAAGCCAGAGAACACGGGCAAGAATAGATACAACGACATCCTACCATACGACCACTCCAGGGTCACCTTGAACACTCTGAGCAACCATCTCGGCTCGGACTATATCAACGCTTCTACtatt ACGGACCACGACCCCCGGAACCCCGCGTACATCGCAGCGGCGGGACCCTTAGCGCACACTGCGCCCGACTTCTGGCAGATGGTGTGGGAGCAGGGCAGCGTCGTCACCGTCATGCTGACCCGCCTCACCGAGAACGGCCAGCAGCTCTGCCATCGCtactggcccgaggagggctcCGAGCTCTACCACATCTACGAG GTGCACCTGGTGAGCGAGCATATCTGGTGCGACGACTACCTGGTGCGGTCCTTCTACCTGAAGAACCAGCGCACCGGGGAGACGCGCACCGTCACCCAGTTCCACTTCCTCTCGTGGCCCGACAACGGCGTGCCCGCTAGCACCAAGGCGCTGCTGGAGTTTAGGAG GAAAGTGAATAAGTCATACCGCGGTCGATCATGCCCGATTGTAGTCCACTGCAG CGACGGAGCGGGCCGCACGGGCACGTACTGCCTCATCGACATGGTGCTGAACCGCATGGCGAAGGGCGCCAAGGAGATCGACATCGCGGCCACGCTCGAACACATCCGCGACCAGCGCCCGCGTACTGTGGCCACCAGGCAGCAGTTCGAGTTCGTACTTATGGCCGTCGCTGAGGAG GTTCACGCGATCTTAAAGGCCCTCCCAGCTCACCTGCAACAGCTGCAGGAGAAAAAGGAAAAAGAAAAGGAAAAGGACAGCACCGACAAGGACAAACCTAACTAA
- the LOC121731606 gene encoding receptor-type tyrosine-protein phosphatase N2 isoform X5: MLSLTSYVMSRVCGRQGLWALALLCLLAPSHADGNIGCLFSQSLCIEGVEWCYDDFAFGKCIPIYDNDPEEGSLYQYDMSSTQLQWFERQLQQLASRGYRWEHAYTQCVLQSMLYALRHHLNPANVNSKLCDHFVDPKLNTDAPEENVDEEIDPDSTAFVRFTPNNARIDTDFANEVYSPPLEPEEDPASFLIPNVPIIKTEEDPDIEETPSDKLRDLLMMGEVDESPVIAPFEGFRERMREENLRNQDVKDEFSDELADKEKKSLLPKSENEKPSNEIEEERLGAHFRKSKVKPYTAEYLTANRFSPLDEEVRSNALEKYKQSFAEKNFPFEYENPGEIQEQRIYFDEDGAEEFPLDAGSGELDPYHLKDDKPPNSKNLDYLMNYWREIVDSKLKPQEALYAEGGPLEAENIQGQEPVVIENVRSNNDHNHNDYDYDPSYAYVKFQDRFLKNWEKGISFITKLEEMLGLEKDTFTNPRVDPSEVTFRVEKNNKGYDAAEVARQIDTIKEQVRRETGALIKSTGVGDRSKYPVVRHTDMSEPQLFGLDLPVLLALTGSLTVLIVGAVVFAILLKRDMAAKRKLQGLASAADIDAEATRDYQELCRARMSGKWSGQQTAAPHPAEPPQRITSLSREPDGNSPSTRSSTSSWSEEPALTNMDISTGHMVLAYMEDHLRNKDRLEQEWRALCAYEAEPCATTAALKPENTGKNRYNDILPYDHSRVTLNTLSNHLGSDYINASTITDHDPRNPAYIAAAGPLAHTAPDFWQMVWEQGSVVTVMLTRLTENGQQLCHRYWPEEGSELYHIYEVHLVSEHIWCDDYLVRSFYLKNQRTGETRTVTQFHFLSWPDNGVPASTKALLEFRRKVNKSYRGRSCPIVVHCSDGAGRTGTYCLIDMVLNRMAKGAKEIDIAATLEHIRDQRPRTVATRQQFEFVLMAVAEEVHAILKALPAHLQQLQEKKEKEKEKDSTDKDKPN, translated from the exons atgTTGTCGCTGACAAGTT ATGTAATGTCCCGTGTATGCGGGCGGCAAGGTCTGTGGGCGCTGGCACTATTGTGCCTGCTGGCGCCCTCACATGCCGATGGTAACATAG GCTGTTTGTTCAGCCAGTCTCTGTGCATTGAGGGCGTGGAGTGGTGTTACGATG ATTTCGCCTTCGGCAAATGTATACCGATATACGACAACGATCCAGAGGAAGGATCACTCTATCA ATATGACATGAGTTCCACCCAGCTGCAATGGTTCGAGAGGCAGCTGCAGCAGCTGGCCTCGCGCGGGTACCGCTGGGAGCACGCCTACACTCAGTGCGTGCTGCAGAGCATGCTGTATGCTCTACGTCATCATCT AAATCCGGCAAATGTGAATTCAAAACTTTGTGATCATTTCGTCGATCCAAAGTTGAACACAGATGCTCCGGAAGAGAATGTGGATGAAGAA ATTGACCCAGACTCAACAGCTTTTGTTCGATTCACTCCAAATAATGCACGAATCGACACAGACTTTGCAAATGAAGTTTACAGCCCACCTTTGGAACCAGAGGAAGACCCTGCATCATTTTTAATTCCTAATG TACCCATAATTAAAACTGAAGAAGACCCCGATATTGAAGAAACTCCAAGTGATAAGCTAAGAGATTTATTAATGATGGGAGAGGTAGACGAATCTCCTGTAATAGCACCTTTTGAAGGATTTAGAGAACGTATGCGGGAAGAAAATTTAAGAAATCAAGATGTAAAAGATGAGTTTAGCGATGAATTAGCAGACAAAGAAAAGAAATCTTTGTTACCGAAATCTGAAAATGAAAAACCAAGCAATGAAATTGAGGAAGAGCGCTTAGGTGCTCATTTTCGTAAATCAAAAGTAAAACCCTACACCGCTGAATATCTCACAGCCAATAGATTTTCACCTTTGGACGAAGAAGTTCGTTCGAACGCACTAGAAAAATACAAACAGAGTTTCGCTGAAAAGAATTTTCCTTTCGAATATGAGAACCCCGGTGAAATCCAAGAGCAGCGTATTTACTTTGATGAAGATGGCGCAGAAGAATTTCCACTAGATGCTGGAAGTGGAGAATTGGATCCTTACCACTTGAAAG ATGACAAGCCTCCtaattccaaaaatttggaTTATTTAATGAATTATTGGCGGGAAATTGTAGATTCCAAGCTGAAACCACAGGAAGCACTGTACGCTGAAGGAGGACCTTTGGAAGCAGAAAATATTCAag GTCAAGAACCGGTAGTTATCGAAAATGTCAGGAGTAACAACGATCATAATCATAACGATTACGATTACGACCCATCTTATGCTTACGTTAAGTTTCAAGACAG GTTCTTGAAGAACTGGGAAAAAGGAATATCGTTTATCACCAAACTTGAAGAGATGCTTGGATTAGAAAAGGACACATTTACTAATCCAAG AGTTGATCCAAGTGAAGTAACATTTAGAGTTGAAAAGAATAACAAGGGCTACGATGCAGCTGAAGTAGCAAGACAAATTGACACTATAAAGGAACAAGTGCGAAGAGAAACAGGTGCACTTATAAAATCTACTGGCGTTGGTGATCGA AGCAAGTACCCAGTAGTACGTCACACTGACATGTCAGAGCCACAGCTGTTTGGACTGGACCTGCCAGTGCTACTGGCGTTGACGGGCAGCTTGACTGTGCTGATCGTGGGTGCGGTGGTATTCGCTATACTGCTCAAACGCGATATGGCTGCCAAGAGGAAGCTGCAGGGTCTAGCTTCGGCTGCTGACATTGATGCTGAAGCAACCAGAGATTACCAG GAGCTCTGTCGTGCACGAATGTCAGGCAAATGGTCTGGTCAGCAGACGGCGGCGCCGCACCCGGCGGAGCCTCCGCAGCGCATCACCTCCCTGTCCAGGGAACCAGATGGGAACTCCCCCTCGACAAGATCCAGTACATCCTCTTG GAGCGAGGAACCAGCGCTGACCAATATGGACATATCAACAGGACACATGGTCCTT GCTTACATGGAAGACCACCTCCGGAATAAAGATCGTCTGGAGCAGGAATGGCGGGCTCTCTGCGCGTATGAGGCGGAGCCCTGCGCCACCACCGCTGCCCTAAAGCCAGAGAACACGGGCAAGAATAGATACAACGACATCCTACCATACGACCACTCCAGGGTCACCTTGAACACTCTGAGCAACCATCTCGGCTCGGACTATATCAACGCTTCTACtatt ACGGACCACGACCCCCGGAACCCCGCGTACATCGCAGCGGCGGGACCCTTAGCGCACACTGCGCCCGACTTCTGGCAGATGGTGTGGGAGCAGGGCAGCGTCGTCACCGTCATGCTGACCCGCCTCACCGAGAACGGCCAGCAGCTCTGCCATCGCtactggcccgaggagggctcCGAGCTCTACCACATCTACGAG GTGCACCTGGTGAGCGAGCATATCTGGTGCGACGACTACCTGGTGCGGTCCTTCTACCTGAAGAACCAGCGCACCGGGGAGACGCGCACCGTCACCCAGTTCCACTTCCTCTCGTGGCCCGACAACGGCGTGCCCGCTAGCACCAAGGCGCTGCTGGAGTTTAGGAG GAAAGTGAATAAGTCATACCGCGGTCGATCATGCCCGATTGTAGTCCACTGCAG CGACGGAGCGGGCCGCACGGGCACGTACTGCCTCATCGACATGGTGCTGAACCGCATGGCGAAGGGCGCCAAGGAGATCGACATCGCGGCCACGCTCGAACACATCCGCGACCAGCGCCCGCGTACTGTGGCCACCAGGCAGCAGTTCGAGTTCGTACTTATGGCCGTCGCTGAGGAG GTTCACGCGATCTTAAAGGCCCTCCCAGCTCACCTGCAACAGCTGCAGGAGAAAAAGGAAAAAGAAAAGGAAAAGGACAGCACCGACAAGGACAAACCTAACTAA
- the LOC121731606 gene encoding receptor-type tyrosine-protein phosphatase N2 isoform X3 gives MSRVCGRQGLWALALLCLLAPSHADGNIGCLFSQSLCIEGVEWCYDDFAFGKCIPIYDNDPEEGSLYQYDMSSTQLQWFERQLQQLASRGYRWEHAYTQCVLQSMLYALRHHLNPANVNSKLCDHFVDPKLNTDAPEENVDEEIDPDSTAFVRFTPNNARIDTDFANEVYSPPLEPEEDPASFLIPNVPIIKTEEDPDIEETPSDKLRDLLMMGEVDESPVIAPFEGFRERMREENLRNQDVKDEFSDELADKEKKSLLPKSENEKPSNEIEEERLGAHFRKSKVKPYTAEYLTANRFSPLDEEVRSNALEKYKQSFAEKNFPFEYENPGEIQEQRIYFDEDGAEEFPLDAGSGELDPYHLKDDKPPNSKNLDYLMNYWREIVDSKLKPQEALYAEGGPLEAENIQGENSKFYLSEDLQDMLNREWGFMRRERDDVKKPGPRLDAKTLKILYSNKSVTGQEPVVIENVRSNNDHNHNDYDYDPSYAYVKFQDRFLKNWEKGISFITKLEEMLGLEKDTFTNPRVDPSEVTFRVEKNNKGYDAAEVARQIDTIKEQVRRETGALIKSTGVGDRSKYPVVRHTDMSEPQLFGLDLPVLLALTGSLTVLIVGAVVFAILLKRDMAAKRKLQGLASAADIDAEATRDYQELCRARMSGKWSGQQTAAPHPAEPPQRITSLSREPDGNSPSTRSSTSSWSEEPALTNMDISTGHMVLAYMEDHLRNKDRLEQEWRALCAYEAEPCATTAALKPENTGKNRYNDILPYDHSRVTLNTLSNHLGSDYINASTITDHDPRNPAYIAAAGPLAHTAPDFWQMVWEQGSVVTVMLTRLTENGQQLCHRYWPEEGSELYHIYEVHLVSEHIWCDDYLVRSFYLKNQRTGETRTVTQFHFLSWPDNGVPASTKALLEFRRKVNKSYRGRSCPIVVHCSDGAGRTGTYCLIDMVLNRMAKGAKEIDIAATLEHIRDQRPRTVATRQQFEFVLMAVAEEVHAILKALPAHLQQLQEKKEKEKEKDSTDKDKPN, from the exons ATGTCCCGTGTATGCGGGCGGCAAGGTCTGTGGGCGCTGGCACTATTGTGCCTGCTGGCGCCCTCACATGCCGATGGTAACATAG GCTGTTTGTTCAGCCAGTCTCTGTGCATTGAGGGCGTGGAGTGGTGTTACGATG ATTTCGCCTTCGGCAAATGTATACCGATATACGACAACGATCCAGAGGAAGGATCACTCTATCA ATATGACATGAGTTCCACCCAGCTGCAATGGTTCGAGAGGCAGCTGCAGCAGCTGGCCTCGCGCGGGTACCGCTGGGAGCACGCCTACACTCAGTGCGTGCTGCAGAGCATGCTGTATGCTCTACGTCATCATCT AAATCCGGCAAATGTGAATTCAAAACTTTGTGATCATTTCGTCGATCCAAAGTTGAACACAGATGCTCCGGAAGAGAATGTGGATGAAGAA ATTGACCCAGACTCAACAGCTTTTGTTCGATTCACTCCAAATAATGCACGAATCGACACAGACTTTGCAAATGAAGTTTACAGCCCACCTTTGGAACCAGAGGAAGACCCTGCATCATTTTTAATTCCTAATG TACCCATAATTAAAACTGAAGAAGACCCCGATATTGAAGAAACTCCAAGTGATAAGCTAAGAGATTTATTAATGATGGGAGAGGTAGACGAATCTCCTGTAATAGCACCTTTTGAAGGATTTAGAGAACGTATGCGGGAAGAAAATTTAAGAAATCAAGATGTAAAAGATGAGTTTAGCGATGAATTAGCAGACAAAGAAAAGAAATCTTTGTTACCGAAATCTGAAAATGAAAAACCAAGCAATGAAATTGAGGAAGAGCGCTTAGGTGCTCATTTTCGTAAATCAAAAGTAAAACCCTACACCGCTGAATATCTCACAGCCAATAGATTTTCACCTTTGGACGAAGAAGTTCGTTCGAACGCACTAGAAAAATACAAACAGAGTTTCGCTGAAAAGAATTTTCCTTTCGAATATGAGAACCCCGGTGAAATCCAAGAGCAGCGTATTTACTTTGATGAAGATGGCGCAGAAGAATTTCCACTAGATGCTGGAAGTGGAGAATTGGATCCTTACCACTTGAAAG ATGACAAGCCTCCtaattccaaaaatttggaTTATTTAATGAATTATTGGCGGGAAATTGTAGATTCCAAGCTGAAACCACAGGAAGCACTGTACGCTGAAGGAGGACCTTTGGAAGCAGAAAATATTCAag GTGAAAATTCCAAATTTTACTTATCAGAAGATTTACAAGATATGCTTAATAGAGAGTGGGGCTTTATGCGTAGGGAAAGAGATGATGTTAAAAAGCCTGGGCCGCGTCTGGACGCAAAGACTTTAAAGATATTGTACAGCAATAAATCGGTGACAG GTCAAGAACCGGTAGTTATCGAAAATGTCAGGAGTAACAACGATCATAATCATAACGATTACGATTACGACCCATCTTATGCTTACGTTAAGTTTCAAGACAG GTTCTTGAAGAACTGGGAAAAAGGAATATCGTTTATCACCAAACTTGAAGAGATGCTTGGATTAGAAAAGGACACATTTACTAATCCAAG AGTTGATCCAAGTGAAGTAACATTTAGAGTTGAAAAGAATAACAAGGGCTACGATGCAGCTGAAGTAGCAAGACAAATTGACACTATAAAGGAACAAGTGCGAAGAGAAACAGGTGCACTTATAAAATCTACTGGCGTTGGTGATCGA AGCAAGTACCCAGTAGTACGTCACACTGACATGTCAGAGCCACAGCTGTTTGGACTGGACCTGCCAGTGCTACTGGCGTTGACGGGCAGCTTGACTGTGCTGATCGTGGGTGCGGTGGTATTCGCTATACTGCTCAAACGCGATATGGCTGCCAAGAGGAAGCTGCAGGGTCTAGCTTCGGCTGCTGACATTGATGCTGAAGCAACCAGAGATTACCAG GAGCTCTGTCGTGCACGAATGTCAGGCAAATGGTCTGGTCAGCAGACGGCGGCGCCGCACCCGGCGGAGCCTCCGCAGCGCATCACCTCCCTGTCCAGGGAACCAGATGGGAACTCCCCCTCGACAAGATCCAGTACATCCTCTTG GAGCGAGGAACCAGCGCTGACCAATATGGACATATCAACAGGACACATGGTCCTT GCTTACATGGAAGACCACCTCCGGAATAAAGATCGTCTGGAGCAGGAATGGCGGGCTCTCTGCGCGTATGAGGCGGAGCCCTGCGCCACCACCGCTGCCCTAAAGCCAGAGAACACGGGCAAGAATAGATACAACGACATCCTACCATACGACCACTCCAGGGTCACCTTGAACACTCTGAGCAACCATCTCGGCTCGGACTATATCAACGCTTCTACtatt ACGGACCACGACCCCCGGAACCCCGCGTACATCGCAGCGGCGGGACCCTTAGCGCACACTGCGCCCGACTTCTGGCAGATGGTGTGGGAGCAGGGCAGCGTCGTCACCGTCATGCTGACCCGCCTCACCGAGAACGGCCAGCAGCTCTGCCATCGCtactggcccgaggagggctcCGAGCTCTACCACATCTACGAG GTGCACCTGGTGAGCGAGCATATCTGGTGCGACGACTACCTGGTGCGGTCCTTCTACCTGAAGAACCAGCGCACCGGGGAGACGCGCACCGTCACCCAGTTCCACTTCCTCTCGTGGCCCGACAACGGCGTGCCCGCTAGCACCAAGGCGCTGCTGGAGTTTAGGAG GAAAGTGAATAAGTCATACCGCGGTCGATCATGCCCGATTGTAGTCCACTGCAG CGACGGAGCGGGCCGCACGGGCACGTACTGCCTCATCGACATGGTGCTGAACCGCATGGCGAAGGGCGCCAAGGAGATCGACATCGCGGCCACGCTCGAACACATCCGCGACCAGCGCCCGCGTACTGTGGCCACCAGGCAGCAGTTCGAGTTCGTACTTATGGCCGTCGCTGAGGAG GTTCACGCGATCTTAAAGGCCCTCCCAGCTCACCTGCAACAGCTGCAGGAGAAAAAGGAAAAAGAAAAGGAAAAGGACAGCACCGACAAGGACAAACCTAACTAA